The sequence GTGCTGACCGACCTGGCGCACCTGGGGATCCCGGCGTTACTCCGCGCCCGGCCGCTCGCGGTCCAGCACCCGGTAGTCGCCTCCGGACAGCGACCGGCCAGGATCCATCATCCCCTCACCGTGGCGCGCCAGCGCAGCGCGCTCCCGTCAGCGTGCGACGGCACCCACCTGCACTCCTCGCTCACCGCCCCGCGCATCCACGACACTATCCGGGCTGGACGCGGTGCCCCTGCGCAGGCGAGAAGCTCGCGGGCGCGCTCACGGCCACGGGCAACAGCAACGTTCGAGCTACGTTTCCTCTGCGACGCAGTGGTGCCCGCCGTCGACGGCGGCACGCAGGTTGAGAGTACCGACCTGCAGCACAAGCTCGGCATCGTCGGTCAGCCGGCGCTCGAGCGCATCGCCACCGAGGCACACGAGCGCCTATAGCGGGTCACGGCCGCGCTGGCGGCTCAGCAGGAGGGATGACCGTGATACTGGAGCAGATTCTCCGTCGCGATATCGGGTGCGCCGCATATCTCGTCGGCTCAGAGGCGGCCGGTGAGGCCGCGGTGGTCGACCCCCGCATCGACATGGTCGACGAGATCGTGGCGCTCGCCGAGCGCGACGGGCTGCGCATCCGCTACATCGTCGAGACGCACAACCACGCCGACCACGTGTCCGGCCATCACCAGCTCGCAGCCCGCACCGGCGCCACCATCGCCGTCCACGAGGACGCCGGGGTTGCTTACCCCCACCTCGCCTTGCGCGACGGCGACGAGCTGGCTCTCGGCGAGGTGCGCCTGCGCGTCATCCACACCCCCGGCCACCGGCCGGAGCACATCGTCCTTGCGGTCATCGACACCTCGCGCGGCGACGAGCCGTGGGCCGTGTTGACGGGCGACTCGCTCTTCATCGGCGATGTCGCGCGGCCCGACCTGGCGATCGACGGGCGGGAAGGCGCCGACGCCCTCTTCGACAGCCTGCACCAGCGGCTGCTGCAACTCCCGGAGGGAACCCTGGTCTATCCCGGCCACGTCTCCGGCTCGCTCTGCGGCCGGGTGAGCAACCGCATGACCGGCACGACGATCGGCTTCGAGCGGCGCTTCAACCCGGCGCTCACCATCGACGCCCGGCCTGCCTTTGTCGAGTACATGAACGAGAGCCTGCCCGAGCGCCCGCCGAACATGGCCCGCATCGTCGAGCTGAACCGGAGCGCGGAGCCGCTGGAGCTTCGCGACCCAGCCCCACTCGATGCTGAAGCGGTCCGCCGCCTGCTCGACCAGGGCGCGCGCGTGCTCGACGTGCGGTCCACGGCCGATTTCGGCCAGGAGCACATCCCAGGAGCCATCGGCGTGCCGTTGGACGGCTCCCAGTTCCAGAACCGGGTGGGGCTCGTGGTCCCGACCGACGTGCCGCTCGTACTCGTCGCGGACGACGAGGCGATGGCACGGCGCGCGGCGACGATGCTCAGCGTCATCGGTCTCACCACGATCGCCGGTTACCTCGCGGGCGGGATCGCCGCCTGGCGCGCGGCCGGCGAGCCGTTGGATCAGATCCCCAGCATGACCGTGCAGGAACTCGGCGCAGCCCTGGGACGCGACGGCGCGGCGCCGCAGGTCGTCGACGTGCGCGAGGCCGGCGAGTGGCACAGCGGCCACATCCCGAACGCGGTCCACATCCCCTTCTACCGCGTGGACGAGCGCGCGGGCGAAATCGACCCGGCGCGGCCGGTCGCGGTCATCTGCGGCAGCGGCCAGCGGAGCATGCTCGCAGCCTCACTGCTGAAGGCCCGAGGCATCGAGGACGTCCACAACGTCGAGGGCGGCATGACCGCCTGGCACGCCGCCGGCCTCCCGACCACGACCGACTAGCGGGGGCTGGCATCCAACCGTCGCTCCTGGTGGCGTCCTCCTGACCGGGGCCGGGTGGTGCAACCAGCCCCGCGTCGCGGCGCATGCCCGGGGGTAATGAAGTTTGACCAATTACCGTGATACACGTGATACAAAGGAGCCGCCGGGTTGCTGTCATCCTGAGCGGAGCCGGGGGCGGCGGCCAGCCGCGCCCGGCGACTCCGTTCGAGTCGAAGGATCTCTCCGGTGCGTGGCCGATCTGACGTGAGGTCCTTCGCTTCGCTCAGGATGACAGAAGCGCGGGCGCGGGTGGCTGCCGGGTACACCACGTTGATTCGTCAAAGTTCATAACCCCGGGCACGTGCCACAACCGTAGGTTCCTCGACGCTCCTTCGTCCCGACCGGGACAGCGCTCGCGCTCTTGAAACGAACCGGGAAGCCGCAGCCATAGTACCGGGTTTCGACAGCCCCACGCACGCAGATCGGGCCGTGAGGCCCGATCTGCGCGGGAAGGGGAGGGGTGGAGCGGGGATCGCTCCGTTCGAGTGTGGAGAGGGTCGTGGGATCAGTGGGGGAGGACCCTCTCTGATTATCTATACGTCGGGGGTTAGAAAATGGTTCCCTCTTACGAGGGACCCCGGCTCGATCCGTTCCTCAGCCAATTCCTTCCACGCCTTCAAATACCTTGATCGCGTCGAAGTGATTTGGTATCCTCCCCGAGTTGCGTTTGGAGGAGGTGGCGGCGTGGCCGAGTCCCGAGACAACCTGATCGACGCCGT is a genomic window of Sphaerobacter thermophilus DSM 20745 containing:
- a CDS encoding MBL fold metallo-hydrolase, with product MTVILEQILRRDIGCAAYLVGSEAAGEAAVVDPRIDMVDEIVALAERDGLRIRYIVETHNHADHVSGHHQLAARTGATIAVHEDAGVAYPHLALRDGDELALGEVRLRVIHTPGHRPEHIVLAVIDTSRGDEPWAVLTGDSLFIGDVARPDLAIDGREGADALFDSLHQRLLQLPEGTLVYPGHVSGSLCGRVSNRMTGTTIGFERRFNPALTIDARPAFVEYMNESLPERPPNMARIVELNRSAEPLELRDPAPLDAEAVRRLLDQGARVLDVRSTADFGQEHIPGAIGVPLDGSQFQNRVGLVVPTDVPLVLVADDEAMARRAATMLSVIGLTTIAGYLAGGIAAWRAAGEPLDQIPSMTVQELGAALGRDGAAPQVVDVREAGEWHSGHIPNAVHIPFYRVDERAGEIDPARPVAVICGSGQRSMLAASLLKARGIEDVHNVEGGMTAWHAAGLPTTTD